In Streptomyces chartreusis, the following proteins share a genomic window:
- a CDS encoding cytochrome P450 — protein MPHTPPLPVLDTDSRPVFAPSPLRALRDEAPVRRVRTPAGDEAWLVTRHAETKALLHDERLGRFHPAPATAPKYVDSPLVQLLIIDDADTAREMHRRSRALLGPQFAARRMQELRPRVAGAARAIAEVFACREQPADLHGHFALPYSLSILHELIGVPAEQRERATQLLADIGRIGKDGEAAPGPGPLFALFGALAEAKRTAPGDDVLTRLVTADVPTEQAAALAATLLMAGLESVASFITLGVALLSRHPERLRTALDDPEAMAGLVEEVLRNGKQSGSVLPRYAAADIDIAGVTVRAGDLVLLDFALANHDDRVFEQAGEFDPRRAPNPHLSFGHGIWHCLGASLARIELAEAFTALFTRMPQLRPVVPHEQLMTSAGRLVGGPAELPVRW, from the coding sequence ATGCCGCACACACCGCCGTTACCCGTGCTCGACACCGACTCGCGCCCCGTGTTCGCGCCCAGCCCGCTGCGGGCGCTGAGGGACGAGGCACCCGTCCGCCGCGTGCGTACCCCGGCCGGCGACGAGGCCTGGCTCGTCACCCGGCACGCCGAGACGAAGGCACTCCTCCACGACGAGCGGCTGGGCCGCTTCCACCCCGCCCCCGCAACCGCGCCCAAGTACGTCGACAGCCCGCTCGTCCAGTTGCTGATCATCGACGACGCCGACACGGCCCGCGAGATGCACCGCCGGTCCCGTGCCCTGCTCGGCCCGCAGTTCGCCGCGCGCCGTATGCAGGAGCTGAGACCCCGCGTGGCCGGCGCCGCGCGGGCGATCGCCGAGGTCTTCGCGTGCCGCGAGCAACCCGCCGATCTGCACGGGCACTTCGCGCTGCCGTACTCGCTGAGCATCCTGCACGAGCTGATCGGCGTGCCCGCCGAGCAGCGGGAACGCGCCACGCAGCTCCTCGCCGACATCGGCCGGATCGGGAAGGACGGGGAGGCCGCACCCGGCCCGGGCCCGCTGTTCGCCCTCTTCGGGGCGCTCGCCGAGGCCAAGCGAACCGCACCGGGCGACGACGTCCTGACCCGGCTCGTCACCGCCGACGTCCCCACCGAGCAGGCCGCCGCGCTCGCCGCGACCCTGCTGATGGCGGGCCTGGAGAGCGTGGCGAGCTTCATCACCCTGGGCGTCGCACTGCTCAGCCGCCACCCGGAGCGGCTGCGGACGGCGCTGGACGACCCGGAGGCGATGGCCGGGCTCGTGGAGGAAGTCCTGCGCAACGGCAAGCAGTCCGGCTCCGTCCTGCCCCGCTACGCCGCCGCCGACATCGACATCGCCGGCGTCACCGTCCGGGCCGGCGACCTGGTGCTGCTGGACTTCGCGCTGGCCAACCACGACGACCGCGTCTTCGAGCAGGCCGGGGAGTTCGACCCGCGCCGTGCGCCCAACCCGCACCTGTCGTTCGGGCACGGCATCTGGCACTGCCTCGGCGCCTCGCTGGCCCGGATCGAGCTGGCGGAGGCGTTCACCGCACTGTTCACGCGCATGCCTCAACTGCGTCCCGTGGTCCCGCACGAGCAGCTCATGACCAGTGCCGGGCGGCTCGTCGGAGGGCCGGCTGAACTGCCGGTGCGGTGGTAG